The genomic stretch AGTTAAATGAATTAATATGTTAATGGTTAATTGAGTTAAATGAATGTAAGCCGTTTTGGTTATGAATTTGATCATGGACGACATTTGTTGATATTGGAAAGAAAAatactttaataattttttttaaggaaaaCAACATACTAAATAGACATGAAACTTAAAAGCCGTGGAGCGGGAACTTTGGGTGTTGATGaagctatggattttgaatgcaAGGACGTTAACATTTGGAAAGAAGCACTCTCTACATACCCATCACAAGTCCAATCTCTTTCTCTCACAAAGAAAAAACCCGATCTAGTTTCTCTCAACCAATTCTACTGCAACGAACTCCCTTCTCTCATTCACCAACGAAACCCTAACCCTTTCATCACCACTCAAGAACTCTCCAAACTCATGCAATGGAAACTCACCCGTGGAAAATGGAGGTAGGTAGCTTGATTAATTCATCATCATTTGTTCGATTGTAGTTGTTTTATTGTTCAACCGATTTGTTTTGCTTTTTTTTAGGCCGCGTTTGTTGGATTTTGTTTCTTCCATTGATGACGCTGTTGTGAAAAGTGCTTCTGAGAAAGCTTTTGGGAGTCTTCCTGATCTGTCGAAAGCGGTTTCGGAGTTATGTGTGTTGAAAGGAGTTGGGCCTGCTACTGCTTCTGCTGTTTTGGCGGCATTTGCTCCCAACTTGACTCCTTTTATGTCTGATGAGGTAGTTATTCGTTTTATTACAACTTACACTTTCAGTTCAATCTCTTATATCATCGTTATCATGGTCACAGTGTATTTGATAATATGTTTTTTTAGTGAATCGGCATTTTAGACTTGAAATTTTAACGTTGGGGGTATTTAATAACAATTTAGACTatgtttgaatattttaaaacaaacgGAATGAAGTGAGATGGAACTGAGTGGAACGAAGTAGAACCAAGCAAGCGGAATGAATATCTCTTTCTATTGTGTGGATATTTTAGGATGGAATGCAACAAAATTGTTATTCCGCTCATTTCAAAAGTGTACAAAAACAAGAGTAAGTGGTTGAGCGTCCGTTTGGCTTTGCATTAATTGGACTTATGTGAGCCTGAAACCATGTCATTTTCTCACGTCTAAGCAAAAGCTTCAGTTTGTAGCTTCCGGTAAATCACGTAAAAACCATAATTAGATGTGCGTTAGTATGTCCAAACTCCAAGCCAAACATTCCGTTCTCTTTTACCAATCCAAATGATGGAACATAATTTTATTCCATTCCGTTCCATTCCATCACATTCTATCTATCCAAACAAACCTTAGTTTAAATCCATTAAAATTGAAGAATATAGTCAATTtactatttttcttcttcttctgaatttAGCATGTCTTGATGTATCATCATATGACTATTTTTAAGGCAATATGTAGTAAGTCTTTTATTGGTTTTGATGGATGTTTTCTTAGTAGATAGTTTGTTGTGTAAGGAATAAATTGACTGTGTTCTTTAATTGAAAGGACTAAATAGTTTGATTCTTACAATTTTGGGGATTAAAATGCTTATTTACTCTATTATTTTCAGTAAATGATTTCACAATAAAGGCCTATAGGAGTGTCTTGACTCTTGAATAATGTTTAGTGTCAAATAGTGTTCAAAAGC from Vicia villosa cultivar HV-30 ecotype Madison, WI linkage group LG4, Vvil1.0, whole genome shotgun sequence encodes the following:
- the LOC131600584 gene encoding uncharacterized protein LOC131600584 — translated: MKLKSRGAGTLGVDEAMDFECKDVNIWKEALSTYPSQVQSLSLTKKKPDLVSLNQFYCNELPSLIHQRNPNPFITTQELSKLMQWKLTRGKWRPRLLDFVSSIDDAVVKSASEKAFGSLPDLSKAVSELCVLKGVGPATASAVLAAFAPNLTPFMSDEAMQAALGNSKDYTLKQYLIFANKLQEKAKELSSEETPFTPSDVERALWSCAIAKSSAPKSNQDSKTNPSKSSKRKRKT